GCCTATCGTCGGTTTCTGTCGATCTCCTCGGCCTCCGTCCGGACCTTCTCGACCGCCTCGGACTGTTCGCTCCGCGTCAACCCGCCAGCCTCGACGAACCGGCCGTCGTACTGCCAGTCCGGGATCGCTCCCCAGAATCCCTCACCTCCGTCGTCACGCCGTTCCGTTCGGTGGCGCTTTCTCGCGATGCTCGCGACCAGCACGCCGCTCAGGACGACCCCGGAGACGACCAAAATCCGACTTCTCCCGATGGCGGGTATCAACGGTGTGACGACCGGGAGGACGAACAGGAGGCCGACGAATACGAGGGCGATCCGTGATCGCCGCATACCGCCCCTTGTCGCGCGCTGCCCTTAAGTGTCGGTGGCGACCGGGAGCGCAAGGTTATCGGCCCGCTGTCGCGTTCGTCGGACCGTATGCTACCCTGGGGGCACCTCGCGTTCGGCTACGTCTGCTACTCCGGTCTCGTCCGGTGGTTCTCCCGACGACGCCCGGACGGCTACGGCTTCGCGTTCGTCGCGCTCGGCACCCAGCTTCCCGACCTCGTCGACAAGCCGCTCGCGTGGACGGTCGATCTGCTCCCGAGCGGGCGGTCGCTCGCCCACTCGGCGTTCACCGCGACGCTCGCCAGCACGGCCGTCTGGACCGTCTGTCGCCGACGCGGCCGTCCGGATCTCGGGGCCGCGTTCGCCGTCGGCTACGCCTCCCACCTCGTCGGCGACGGCTACCGGGCGCTCCTCGCCGGGCGGTACGCCGCTCTCTCGTCGTTCGGTTGGCCCTTCCTCCCGCCCCCGCGGTTCGACCACGGGGGCGGGATCGTCGACCACTTCCGAGGTCTCTCGTTCACGCCCACCTTCGCGTTCGATCTCGTTCTCGTCGTTCTCGCCGTCGTCGTCTGGGTCGTGGACGGCGCACCGGGGTGGTCGGCGGTCGGGGAACGGCTCGCGAGGCTCGTCGACCGAACCCGCGAACGGGAGAGCGCTATCCGATAGAGGTATGGAGGCGGGCCGGAAGCATCGAACAACCATGGAGGCGGCCGACCGACCGTGAGCTACCGACGGGCGCTGCTCACCCGCTGGTCGCGCCGCGACCGGCTCACGGTGCTCGTGGTGGCGGTCACGACGGCGTTCCTCGTCGGGACGACCCTCCTGCTGGCGGCCGCCGGCGCACAGACCGCGACGCTCGCTGGCGACCTCAACACCACCGCGACCGCCACCTACGAGGACTCGTTCAGCGCCGCGACGGCCGACGCGGACCCGGGCGACCTCGTCTTTCCCACCGCCGTGCTCCGGGCGGCCGACGGCTCCAGCCATCGGTTTATCGGAGTTCCGAACGGGACGCCGACCGAGATCGCCGATTCGTCGGTGGACTGGCGGCGCGCGACGATCCCCTCGCCGGGCGGTGGCGTCACGGGCCCCGTAGCGAGTTCGACCCAGCGCCGGTTCCGGACCGCGAGCGGTTCCACGACGCTCACGATAGACCCACAGACCGACTCCGACTCGCTGTTTCCCGCCGCGTGGTACGTGGCGAACGCCTCGACCGTCCGGTCGCTCGGCGGCGGCGACGTCGACGCGCTCGTGATCCACCCCGACGAACGCCTCACGGGGTTGCTGTCGGTGCCGACGGTCGGGTCGCCGCTCGTCGCCGCCCTCGTCTTCCTGTTCGCCGGGATGCGCCAGCTACTGACCGCGCTGCTCGCCGCGACGGTCGGGAGCGCGCTGCTCGTGCTCGTCGTGGTCTACAACGTCCTCCGGATGACCGTTCGGGACCGGATCCGCGCGATCCGGGTCATCCGCTCGACCGGCGGCACCCCCCGCCGGGTGCGCTGGCTGTTCGGGCTCCGGGCCGGGCTGATCGTCGGCCTCGGCGTCGCGCTCGGCTACGCGGTCGGGTTCGTTCTCACGAACGCCGTGGTCAACGTCGCGGTGTTCGCGGGGCTCCCGATCTCGCTCACGCCCTCGCTCACGCCGCTCGCGCTCGGGACGCTCGCGGTCGTGCTCCCGACGCTGGTGCTCGCGGGCGTGCTGGCGGGCGTGCTCGCGGCCCGGACCGCGACGCGCCGCCCCCCGACCCGCCTCGGCGACACCCCTCGACGCGCTGGCACGCGGGACGGCTCGACGTTCGGGCGGCTTCGCTCGCGGCTAACGCCGACGTTACTCGACCCGCGGGCGGTGGTGCCGACGACGCTCACGCTCGCGGTGTTCGCGGTCGTGGTCGTGCTCATCGTCTCGCTCACGGGCGCGGTCGCGCCGCTCTCGACCCAGGACGAGGGGACCATCGCGGAGGCCGGCTCGGCCAACGTACTCAACAGCCGGATCGACGCCGACTACGCCACGGTGCTCCGCTCGCGCGGGGTCGACGCCAGCCCGGAGATCATCCTCGCCCAGGCCGTCGACGGCGAGCCGTTCCTGGGGCTCGGCGCGAACTACACCGCCTTCGCGTCCGTCACGAACGCCAGCCTCGAACGGGGCCACGCACCACGAACCCCCTCGCAGGCGGTCATCGGGGCGGACCTCGCGCGAACGCTCGACGTCGGGGTCGGCGATCCGTTGACCCTCGGCGGGAGCTTCTCGCCGGCGGTCACCAGGGTCACCGTGGTGGGCGTGTTCAGCGCCGCCGGCGTCGACGACGACCAGGTCGTCGTCCCGCTCCCGATGGCCCACCACCTCGCGATCCGGGAGGGGTTCGTCCAGTACATCCGTACCAGCGGCGCGGACCTCGACGGGATGGACGGGACG
This Halococcus hamelinensis 100A6 DNA region includes the following protein-coding sequences:
- a CDS encoding metal-dependent hydrolase — encoded protein: MLPWGHLAFGYVCYSGLVRWFSRRRPDGYGFAFVALGTQLPDLVDKPLAWTVDLLPSGRSLAHSAFTATLASTAVWTVCRRRGRPDLGAAFAVGYASHLVGDGYRALLAGRYAALSSFGWPFLPPPRFDHGGGIVDHFRGLSFTPTFAFDLVLVVLAVVVWVVDGAPGWSAVGERLARLVDRTRERESAIR
- a CDS encoding FtsX-like permease family protein; amino-acid sequence: MSYRRALLTRWSRRDRLTVLVVAVTTAFLVGTTLLLAAAGAQTATLAGDLNTTATATYEDSFSAATADADPGDLVFPTAVLRAADGSSHRFIGVPNGTPTEIADSSVDWRRATIPSPGGGVTGPVASSTQRRFRTASGSTTLTIDPQTDSDSLFPAAWYVANASTVRSLGGGDVDALVIHPDERLTGLLSVPTVGSPLVAALVFLFAGMRQLLTALLAATVGSALLVLVVVYNVLRMTVRDRIRAIRVIRSTGGTPRRVRWLFGLRAGLIVGLGVALGYAVGFVLTNAVVNVAVFAGLPISLTPSLTPLALGTLAVVLPTLVLAGVLAGVLAARTATRRPPTRLGDTPRRAGTRDGSTFGRLRSRLTPTLLDPRAVVPTTLTLAVFAVVVVLIVSLTGAVAPLSTQDEGTIAEAGSANVLNSRIDADYATVLRSRGVDASPEIILAQAVDGEPFLGLGANYTAFASVTNASLERGHAPRTPSQAVIGADLARTLDVGVGDPLTLGGSFSPAVTRVTVVGVFSAAGVDDDQVVVPLPMAHHLAIREGFVQYIRTSGADLDGMDGTAARANDTITTTIASAPNVTAANRTVSVTVRAENPGDAAATREVPVSIGNVTRTRSVSLGAGESTQFSVSLRAPAPGERTLRVGSRSQPIRVLAANALWFPTELPGTGPPNATLFVPVVTPDEEPIPNATVAVGGRTTNTGSNGIAQVTLPAEPGSYVLRASKAGRPRATHNLTVATGSRREPSARLQVTPRSGSVLERPTANVTVANPWNARLSRELTLSSAITNRNRTVTLDPGEVASLNVSVFAGADGRASPGTYPVRLLSNGTPIAQAEYTVEGDQRLFSALASNGQYSGNAGIGQAIQSVFGNVQLLFVVMVLLAGLTTVGTTAATFAQTVHARRRAIGVHRATGATPRDVLRTVLADVCLISVPAAIVALCLAVGSLRVLGQAGVLTLFGIRLSVATPAWVLLGTAVGAFALSVLGAVLATVPFLTRPPTGLLGETTAEPTHRDQERR